One Setaria viridis chromosome 5, Setaria_viridis_v4.0, whole genome shotgun sequence genomic region harbors:
- the LOC117856830 gene encoding UDP-glycosyltransferase 73C1, producing the protein MSGLHFLLVPLVAQGHIIPAVDLARLLAVRGARVTVVTTPVNAARNRAAVEGARRAGLDVELAEIAFPGPGLELPEGLENMDMLVERQHYMAFFRAVWRMDAPLEEYLRSLPRRPDCLVADSCNPWTAGVCARHGIPRLVLHCPSAYFLLATHNLSKHGVYDRVAGELEAFEVPGFPVRAVGSKATFRGFFQWPGAEGFQRDVDEAEATADGLILNTFRDIEGTFVDAYAAVLGRRTWAVGPTCASGLLDADAKAGRGNRADADAGGIVPWLDARPPSSVLYVSFGSLARLPAKQLVELGRGLEASGRPFVWAIKEAKSDAGVQAWLAEGFEERVEDRGLLVRGWAPQLTILSHPAVGGFLTHCGWNATLEAIAHGVPALTWPNFSDQFSSEQLLVDVLGVGVRSGVKVPAYLPEEAEGVQVTRAGVEKAVAELMDGGPEGAARRARAKEIAAKAKAAVQEGGSSYDDLIDMIRHVAELSRTKSHERDPSARPLPSAPELGSKSKNSEEMEAGAALSVPS; encoded by the coding sequence atGTCGGGGCTCCACTTCCTGCTCGTGCCGCTGGTGGCGCAGGGCCACATCATCCCGGCGGTGGACTTGGCacgcctcctcgccgtccgcggcgcgcgcgtcaCGGTGGTCACGACCCCCGTCAACGCCGCGCGCAACCGGGCCGCGGTCGAGGGCGCCAGGCGCGCGGGGCTCGACGTCGAGCTCGCCGAGATCGCGTTCCCGGGCCCGGGGCTCGAGCTGCCGGAGGGGTTGGAGAACATGGACATGCTGGTGGAGAGACAGCACTACATGGCCTTCTTCAGAGCCGTCTGGAGGATGGACGCGCCGCTGGAGGAGTACCTGCGGTcgctgccccgccgcccggaCTGCCTCGTCGCCGACTCGTGCAACCCGTGGACGGCCGGGGTGTGCGCCCGCCACGGCATCCCGCGCCTGGTTCTGCACTGCCCGTCCGCCTACTTCCTCCTGGCCACGCACAACCTGTCCAAGCACGGCGTGTACGACCGCGTCGCCGGGGAGCTGGAGGCGTTCGAGGTGCCGGGCTTCCCGGTGCGCGCCGTCGGGAGCAAGGCCACGTTCCGGGGCTTCTTCCAGTGGCCCGGCGCGGAGGGCTTCCAGCGGGACGTGGACGAGGCCGAGGCCACCGCCGACGGCCTTATCCTCAACACGTTCCGCGACATCGAGGGCACCTTCGTCGACGCCTACGCGGCGGTGCTCGGCCGGAGGACGTGGGCCGTGGGGCCCACGTGCGCCTCCGGCTTGTTGGACGCGGACGCCAAGGCCGGCCGAGGAAACCgcgcggacgccgacgccggcggcatCGTCCCGTGGCTCGAcgcccggccgccgtcgtccgtgCTGTACGTCAGCTTCGGCAGCCTCGCGCGCCTGCCGGCGAAGCAGCTCGTCGAGCTCGGCCGCGGCCTCGAGGCGTCGGGGCGGCCGTTCGTCTGGGCCATCAAGGAGGCCAAGTCCGACGCCGGCGTGCAGGCGTGGCTCGCCGAGGGGTTCGAGGAGCGCGTCGAGGACAGGGGCCTCCTCGTCCGGGGCTGGGCGCCGCAGTTGACTATCCtctcgcacccggcggtgggCGGGTTcctgacgcactgcgggtggaacgCGACGCTGGAGGCCATCGCCCACGGCGTGCCAGCGCTGACGTGGCCCAACTTCTCCGACCAGTTCTCCAGCGAGCAGCTGCTCGTGGAcgtcctcggcgtcggcgtcagGTCCGGCGTCAAGGTGCCCGCTTACCTACCGGAGGAGGCCGAGGGGGTGCAGGTAACGAGAGCCGGCGTGGAGAAAGCTGTGGCCGAGCTGATGGACGGAGGCCCCGAGGGGGCCGCGAGGAGGGCCAGGGCCAAGGAGATCGCCGCGAAGGCGAAGGCTGCCGTGCAAGAAGGCGGGTCGTCGTATGACGACCTCATCGACATGATCCGCCACGTCGCGGAGCTCAGCAGGACGAAGAGCCACGAGAGGGACCCGAGCGCGAGGCCTCTGCCTTCTGCGCCGGAGCTTGGGAGCAAGAGCAAGAACAGCGAGGAGATGGAAGCCGGCGCTGCCTTGTCAGTGCCGTCCTAA